A window of the Xenopus laevis strain J_2021 chromosome 9_10L, Xenopus_laevis_v10.1, whole genome shotgun sequence genome harbors these coding sequences:
- the MGC68639 gene encoding uncharacterized protein LOC398785 (The RefSeq protein has 1 substitution compared to this genomic sequence), with the protein MGLCLCSETKHFIEETENRFWVINVNDDGKKICPGIMELTETCLMFYPKKGGLVRWPYISLVKYGYDSNLFSFVCGRRCATGEGIFGFRCMRAEDLFNMLQNNMQNNRISIISDTDSEFPTCAYNVPYRYETYSAVFTSSQRPEPIFGDFVRSSVTPSLDQSYMTSVYKENRMQQRCLSVERKNSEGGNSQASSRYSNIEVEEWNRYQKASVLLKSQFKNDAMEMLNTNGDFIYANWDTGYDSDERKERCYFKRREYENIVALPKECFRSRSLLPSVSSSDSHNTNCVPIKLAEGGYESQPSSPSVFEEKYSLEQNNPLLSYECNPSRQTLFKRCSFGQESLNLSDRIPTYFNFDVKQISQNTEKLNYIQVELESGCDSENPQTPQSPDMAISFTTGQQSEFYAELDLEKTAALSSIQKHRQHDDGTRKTRHNSKYFFA; encoded by the exons ATGGGTCTTTGCCTTTGTAGTGAAACCAAGCATTTCATTGAAGAGACAGAGAACAGATTTTGG gtgATAAATGTGAATGATGATGGAAAAAAGATATGTCCAGGAATTATGGAGCTTACAGAAACCTGTTTAATGTTCTATCCTAAAAAAGGAGGGCTTGTGAGGTGGCCTTACATCAGCCTGGTGAAGTATGGATATGAttccaatttgttttcatttgtctGTGGCAGAAGATGTGCAACTGGAGAAG gtatATTTGGCTTCAGGTGCATGCGTGCTGAAGACTTGTTTAACATGCTCCAGAATAACATGCAGAATAATAGAATAAGCATCATCTCTGATACAGATTCTGAATTTCCTACAT GTGCATATAATGTGCCTTATCGATATGAGACTTATTCAGCAGTTTTTACATCATCTCAGAGGCCTGAACCCATTTTTGGAGACTTTGTGAGGTTGTCGGTTACCCCCTCTCTGGATCAA TCCTACATGACATCTGTGTATAAGGAAAACAGAATGCAGCAGAGATGTTTATCTGTGGAAAGAAAAAATTCAGAGGGTGGAAACAGCCAAGCTTCCTCTCGGTACAGTAACATTGAAGTGGAGGAGTGGAATCGTTATCAAAAAGCATCTGTCTTGTTGAAAAGCCAGTTTAAAAATGATGCTATGGAGATGCTTAACACTAATGGAGATTTCATCTATGCCAACTGGGATACAGGCTATGACAGTGATGAGCGCAAAGAGAGATGCTATTTTAAGAGAAGGGAGTATGAGAATATTGTTGCTCTTCCCAAGGAGTGTTTCAGATCTAGAAGCTTGCTGCCGTCTGTGAGCAGCTCAGATTCTCACAATACCAACTGTGTTCCAATAAAATTAGCAGAAGGTGGATATGAGAGCCAGCCCTCGTCTCCATCAGTCTTTGAGGAAAAGTATAGTTTAGAACAGAACAATCCATTGCTTTCATATGAATGTAACCCATCAAGACAAACCCTGTTTAAGAGGTGCTCTTTTGGGCAAGAATCATTAAATCTTAGTGACCGTATCCCAACATATTTTAACTTTGATGTGAAGCAAATATCGCAAAATACAGAGAAACTTAACTACATCCAGGTCGAGCTGGAAAGTGGCTGTGATTCTGAAAATCCTCAGACTCCACAAAGCCCTGATATGGCTATATCATTTACTACTGGCCAGCAGTCTGAGTTCTATGCTGAACTGGACCTGGAGAAAACGGCTGCTTTGTCAAGTATTCAGAAGCACAGACAACATGATGATGGCACTAGAAAAACAAGAcataacagcaaatatttttttgcgtGA
- the MGC68639 gene encoding uncharacterized protein LOC398785 isoform X1, with protein MGLCLCSETKHFIEETENRFWVINVNDDGKKICPGIMELTETCLMFYPKKGGLVRWPYISLVKYGYDSNLFSFVCGRRCATGEGIFGFRCMRAEDLFNMLQNNMQNNRISIISDTDSEFPTCAYNVPYRYETYSAVFTSSQRPEPIFGDFVRLSVTPSLDQSYMTSVYKENRMQQRCLSVERKNSEGGNSQASSRYSNIEVEEWNRYQKASVLLKSQFKNDAMEMLNTNGDFIYANWDTGYDSDERKERCYFKRREYENIVALPKECFRSRSLLPSVSSSDSHNTNCVPIKLAEGGYESQPSSPSVFEEKYSLEQNNPLLSYECNPSRQTLFKRCSFGQESLNLSDRIPTYFNFDVKQISQNTEKLNYIQVELESGCDSENPQTPQSPDMAISFTTGQQSEFYAELDLEKTAALSSIQKHRQHDDGTRKTRHNSKYFFA; from the exons ATGGGTCTTTGCCTTTGTAGTGAAACCAAGCATTTCATTGAAGAGACAGAGAACAGATTTTGG gtgATAAATGTGAATGATGATGGAAAAAAGATATGTCCAGGAATTATGGAGCTTACAGAAACCTGTTTAATGTTCTATCCTAAAAAAGGAGGGCTTGTGAGGTGGCCTTACATCAGCCTGGTGAAGTATGGATATGAttccaatttgttttcatttgtctGTGGCAGAAGATGTGCAACTGGAGAAG gtatATTTGGCTTCAGGTGCATGCGTGCTGAAGACTTGTTTAACATGCTCCAGAATAACATGCAGAATAATAGAATAAGCATCATCTCTGATACAGATTCTGAATTTCCTACAT GTGCATATAATGTGCCTTATCGATATGAGACTTATTCAGCAGTTTTTACATCATCTCAGAGGCCTGAACCCATTTTTGGAGACTTTGTGAGGTTGTCGGTTACCCCCTCTCTGGATCAA TCCTACATGACATCTGTGTATAAGGAAAACAGAATGCAGCAGAGATGTTTATCTGTGGAAAGAAAAAATTCAGAGGGTGGAAACAGCCAAGCTTCCTCTCGGTACAGTAACATTGAAGTGGAGGAGTGGAATCGTTATCAAAAAGCATCTGTCTTGTTGAAAAGCCAGTTTAAAAATGATGCTATGGAGATGCTTAACACTAATGGAGATTTCATCTATGCCAACTGGGATACAGGCTATGACAGTGATGAGCGCAAAGAGAGATGCTATTTTAAGAGAAGGGAGTATGAGAATATTGTTGCTCTTCCCAAGGAGTGTTTCAGATCTAGAAGCTTGCTGCCGTCTGTGAGCAGCTCAGATTCTCACAATACCAACTGTGTTCCAATAAAATTAGCAGAAGGTGGATATGAGAGCCAGCCCTCGTCTCCATCAGTCTTTGAGGAAAAGTATAGTTTAGAACAGAACAATCCATTGCTTTCATATGAATGTAACCCATCAAGACAAACCCTGTTTAAGAGGTGCTCTTTTGGGCAAGAATCATTAAATCTTAGTGACCGTATCCCAACATATTTTAACTTTGATGTGAAGCAAATATCGCAAAATACAGAGAAACTTAACTACATCCAGGTCGAGCTGGAAAGTGGCTGTGATTCTGAAAATCCTCAGACTCCACAAAGCCCTGATATGGCTATATCATTTACTACTGGCCAGCAGTCTGAGTTCTATGCTGAACTGGACCTGGAGAAAACGGCTGCTTTGTCAAGTATTCAGAAGCACAGACAACATGATGATGGCACTAGAAAAACAAGAcataacagcaaatatttttttgcgtGA